AAGAGCCACCAGATAAATTTGATATCATCGGCGGCGTGGTTTGTATCATAGGGGTTTTAATCATGGTGCTGCCGGCAAGAGGGTAAACCTTGGGAGAGCGTAAAGGAGTAAAGAATCGCAATGAATATTAACATTGAACAACAATCTAACGGAATTGAACTCATTAAAATTGAGAATAAGGAAAGTAAAATTGTTTTCATGAATTATGGTGCGCGCATTGTCAGTTGGAAAATTGGAGATAATAATATTGTACTTGGAAATGAAGTGGAAGCGGATGAATTTTATCCACACAATCCATTTTATTTCGGTGCAACAGTCGGACGTTTTGGGGGACGTATTGCGAAAGGTCAATTTGAATTAAATGGACAAACATATCAATTAGAACAAAATGATGGTGACAATCATTTACATGGTGGACTACAAGGATTATCTGACCGCTTATTTGATTATGAAATCATTGAAAACGAAACCGAAGAAAACGTGCAAGTTCATTTTACGACTACAGTGAAGCAAGATGAAGATCATTACCCGGGAAATATAGACATTAAAGTCGTCTTTACGTATGATGCTTCGAAAACGTGGACAGTGGAATATTTTGCGGAGTCTGATGCGGATACATTGTTCAACCCGATGAATCACGTTTACTTTAATTTGAATCGTGACAACAAAGTCGTGGACAATCACGTCATTGCAAGCGAAAAACTACAGATGTTTCCTTTGGACGCGTCGGGCATGCCAGTATTAGAGCCGATTGACTTAGTAGCAACAATGGGCAGTCATGAAATTGAACTTGCGACATTATTCGATACGGACGATACCCGTATTCAACAACAAGTCACAACGCGTGGAGGCCTCGATCATCCATTTGAAGTCAAAGATGGCAAGATGACGATTTCAAACCGTGATTTAGTCTTACATGTTGAGACGGCTACACCGCAAATTGTGATGTACACG
Above is a genomic segment from Staphylococcus delphini containing:
- a CDS encoding galactose mutarotase: MNINIEQQSNGIELIKIENKESKIVFMNYGARIVSWKIGDNNIVLGNEVEADEFYPHNPFYFGATVGRFGGRIAKGQFELNGQTYQLEQNDGDNHLHGGLQGLSDRLFDYEIIENETEENVQVHFTTTVKQDEDHYPGNIDIKVVFTYDASKTWTVEYFAESDADTLFNPMNHVYFNLNRDNKVVDNHVIASEKLQMFPLDASGMPVLEPIDLVATMGSHEIELATLFDTDDTRIQQQVTTRGGLDHPFEVKDGKMTISNRDLVLHVETATPQIVMYTLNDSEDWKSRMNIFKPHSGITVETQSIPNDINLFGASAHSVLKAHTPFYSKTSYQVELKPKDA